A single Thermosynechococcus vestitus BP-1 DNA region contains:
- the ligA gene encoding NAD-dependent DNA ligase LigA, translating to MVLKEPPAERIQQLRRLLQRASYAYYALDQPIMEDEVYDQLYRELQELEAAYPEYITPDSPTQRIGEAPVSQFESVSHRIPLYSLENAFTFADMVAWQERWQRYWRTLRQEEPLPPAEYVCELKMDGVALALTYENGLLVRGATRGDGQRGEDVTSNVRTIRPIPLRLALDNPPPVVEVRGEAFLPLERFHQLNQERQAQGEPPFANPRNAAAGTLRQLDPRIVAQRQLDFFAYALHLPEGGSVPLGENQAGEPQSQRQVLYALQHLGFRVNPHHADCPDLEAVKAYYDRWQTARHQLPYLTDGIVVKLNDLKLQQTLGFTQKFPRGSIAWKYEPEQAITDVLAITVQVGRTGALTPVAELAPVQLAGTTVSRATLHNADYIAELDLHIGDKVVIHKAGEIIPEIVRVFPELRPPTARPFTMPTACPECHQPVVRPANEAVSRCGNPRCPAIVRGQIRHWASRDALDIQGLGEKLVQQLVTKELVRTPADLYRLTAAQLLSLERMGQKSADKLLVAIANSKQQPWPRVLYGLGIRHVGSVNAQLLADRFKSVEELATATVADLCGVDGIGEEIAQAVQEWFQDPDHQSLIADLQALGLQLAAALHPAQKALTTEKSLNGKRFVITGTLPTLTREQAKALIQKHGGHVSESVSRQTDYLVVGEKAGSKLRRAQELGIPCINETELIQMCR from the coding sequence ATGGTCTTGAAGGAACCCCCCGCTGAACGAATTCAACAACTGCGGCGCTTACTTCAGCGTGCGAGCTACGCCTACTACGCCCTCGATCAGCCGATCATGGAAGATGAGGTCTATGACCAACTCTATCGCGAGCTTCAGGAATTAGAGGCCGCTTATCCCGAGTACATTACCCCCGACAGTCCCACCCAGCGGATCGGTGAAGCGCCCGTCAGTCAATTTGAGAGTGTTAGCCATCGCATTCCCCTCTATAGCCTTGAAAATGCCTTTACCTTTGCCGACATGGTGGCGTGGCAGGAACGCTGGCAGCGCTATTGGCGCACCCTACGGCAAGAGGAGCCCCTCCCCCCAGCAGAATATGTCTGCGAACTCAAAATGGATGGCGTGGCTCTTGCCTTAACCTACGAAAACGGTTTACTCGTGCGGGGAGCGACTCGGGGCGATGGCCAACGCGGTGAGGATGTTACCAGCAATGTGCGCACAATTCGCCCAATTCCCCTGCGCTTAGCCCTTGACAATCCACCCCCTGTCGTTGAGGTTCGCGGCGAAGCCTTTTTGCCTTTGGAGCGATTCCATCAACTCAACCAAGAACGCCAAGCCCAGGGGGAGCCCCCCTTCGCCAATCCCCGCAATGCCGCAGCTGGTACCCTGCGTCAACTGGATCCCCGCATTGTTGCCCAACGCCAATTAGACTTTTTTGCCTATGCCCTGCATTTGCCTGAAGGGGGTAGCGTTCCTTTGGGGGAGAACCAAGCAGGGGAACCCCAATCGCAGCGGCAAGTGCTCTATGCACTGCAACACCTTGGCTTTCGGGTCAATCCCCACCATGCCGACTGCCCTGACCTCGAGGCTGTGAAAGCCTACTACGATCGCTGGCAAACCGCACGCCACCAACTGCCCTATCTGACCGATGGCATTGTGGTCAAGCTCAATGACTTAAAGCTGCAACAGACCCTTGGGTTTACGCAAAAGTTTCCCCGAGGTTCTATTGCTTGGAAGTACGAACCGGAGCAGGCCATTACCGATGTGCTGGCGATTACGGTTCAGGTGGGACGCACAGGGGCCCTTACTCCCGTGGCTGAACTGGCGCCGGTGCAATTAGCAGGTACCACTGTATCACGGGCAACGTTGCACAATGCAGACTACATTGCTGAGTTGGATTTGCACATTGGCGATAAAGTCGTCATCCACAAAGCAGGGGAAATCATTCCAGAGATTGTGCGGGTGTTTCCTGAATTGCGACCGCCAACGGCTCGACCCTTTACGATGCCCACCGCCTGTCCCGAATGCCACCAGCCAGTGGTGCGTCCTGCCAATGAGGCGGTGAGTCGCTGTGGCAATCCTCGGTGTCCAGCGATCGTGCGCGGCCAGATCCGGCACTGGGCAAGTCGGGATGCCTTGGATATTCAAGGCCTAGGGGAAAAGCTGGTACAGCAATTGGTGACGAAGGAATTGGTGCGCACCCCTGCGGATCTCTATCGCCTGACGGCAGCACAATTGTTGAGCCTCGAGCGTATGGGTCAAAAGTCCGCTGATAAATTGTTGGTGGCGATCGCCAACTCGAAACAACAACCGTGGCCACGGGTGCTCTACGGCTTAGGCATTCGCCATGTGGGGAGTGTCAATGCCCAACTGCTTGCCGATCGATTCAAGTCTGTTGAGGAACTCGCCACCGCCACCGTCGCCGATCTGTGTGGGGTTGATGGCATTGGTGAGGAAATTGCCCAAGCAGTTCAGGAGTGGTTTCAAGACCCTGATCACCAGTCTCTAATTGCTGATCTGCAGGCATTGGGACTGCAACTGGCGGCAGCGCTTCACCCTGCGCAAAAGGCCCTGACGACGGAGAAATCCCTCAATGGCAAACGTTTTGTGATTACCGGCACCCTGCCCACCCTCACCCGTGAGCAAGCAAAAGCCCTGATCCAAAAACACGGCGGCCACGTGAGTGAGAGTGTGAGTCGGCAAACGGATTATCTGGTGGTGGGCGAAAAAGCAGGGAGCAAATTACGACGTGCTCAAGAATTGGGCATCCCCTGCATCAATGAAACAGAACTTATACAAATGTGTCGTTAG
- a CDS encoding V4R domain-containing protein: MIPAQGYQHRLHQIHPSRTNHYSLRDYLQFDSQRGSITDWYDQRIALATEDFVIGLVEGLEEEVGPASTLVMYRIGEEWGKRDAVVFKQHFEQEYQRELRKAALTFILEAWWWPFTTLGWGNWEVDLTEQKNGFMFINIFDSVVARTLGDVGKPVCYIYAGLFAGFFSGLIQKPLGCIELQCYAMGETYCKFLVGKQDRIDAAAFWQNEGATARDIEKRLRQGELVKR; the protein is encoded by the coding sequence ATGATCCCTGCCCAGGGCTATCAGCATCGGTTACACCAAATCCATCCAAGCCGCACCAATCACTATAGCCTGCGGGACTATCTCCAATTTGATAGCCAACGGGGCAGCATTACTGACTGGTATGATCAGCGGATTGCCTTAGCGACCGAAGACTTTGTTATTGGTCTAGTGGAAGGTCTCGAAGAGGAAGTTGGCCCTGCCTCGACCCTCGTTATGTACAGAATTGGCGAAGAATGGGGTAAGCGCGATGCAGTTGTCTTTAAGCAACACTTTGAGCAGGAGTACCAGCGGGAGCTACGCAAGGCTGCTTTGACATTTATTCTAGAGGCTTGGTGGTGGCCCTTTACAACCCTAGGCTGGGGAAACTGGGAAGTGGATCTCACGGAGCAAAAGAACGGTTTTATGTTCATCAATATCTTTGACTCCGTGGTAGCACGCACTCTGGGGGATGTGGGCAAACCGGTCTGCTATATCTATGCTGGTCTATTTGCCGGCTTCTTTTCGGGCTTGATTCAAAAGCCCCTGGGTTGCATTGAGTTGCAGTGCTACGCCATGGGGGAAACCTACTGTAAGTTCCTCGTCGGTAAACAGGATCGCATTGATGCTGCTGCCTTCTGGCAAAACGAAGGAGCGACGGCACGGGATATTGAAAAACGCCTGCGCCAAGGGGAGCTGGTGAAACGATAA
- a CDS encoding allophycocyanin subunit alpha, whose translation MLRQLEKLSLEADGRYASATELEFLRNYLAAAEQRICAYEKIRDAEEKILDQVDQQLRLKNPHIFRKGNQDYAAVCRRDRKHVLRLAATAMLFADLDALRDGFLLWYRTIIKAFKDEKAAQATYQVLPEVVHQVLSGEEVPFMQPVMALTQSILGK comes from the coding sequence ATGCTGCGTCAACTGGAAAAACTCAGCCTTGAGGCCGACGGTCGCTATGCCAGTGCGACGGAACTAGAATTTCTCAGAAATTATCTAGCGGCGGCAGAGCAGCGCATTTGTGCCTACGAAAAAATCCGGGATGCTGAGGAGAAAATCCTTGATCAGGTAGATCAGCAACTGCGGCTCAAAAATCCCCACATCTTCCGTAAGGGTAATCAGGACTATGCAGCGGTGTGTCGGCGCGATCGCAAGCATGTGCTGCGCCTAGCGGCAACCGCGATGTTATTTGCAGATCTGGATGCCCTGCGGGATGGCTTCTTGCTGTGGTACCGCACAATCATCAAGGCCTTCAAGGATGAGAAGGCGGCTCAGGCGACGTACCAAGTTCTGCCCGAAGTCGTCCATCAAGTGCTCTCGGGTGAGGAAGTACCGTTCATGCAGCCTGTGATGGCACTGACCCAGTCTATCCTAGGGAAATAG
- a CDS encoding late competence development ComFB family protein, whose protein sequence is MGIQEIVEQALRNGYLTPTQEAEVGRICDKATELSMEDYMALDRLMGALLTGQVVAVPRKQFINVMEELVLTEAMTRIAAIEAEQKCALDLGDIAAYALNRLPPLYATTEEGAQYQRQRAQEELMDLIRSQVQEAINHNMARPQFHPERSVIGKTSGKEVFSQVSSLLQAYANDYEGPKGESAR, encoded by the coding sequence ATGGGCATTCAAGAGATTGTTGAGCAAGCACTGCGCAACGGTTATTTGACACCAACGCAGGAAGCAGAAGTAGGGCGCATTTGCGATAAAGCTACAGAACTTTCCATGGAAGATTACATGGCGTTAGATCGCCTCATGGGTGCCCTATTGACGGGTCAAGTGGTCGCTGTCCCCCGCAAGCAATTCATCAACGTCATGGAAGAACTGGTGCTCACCGAGGCCATGACCCGCATTGCCGCCATTGAAGCAGAGCAAAAGTGCGCCCTTGATTTGGGAGATATTGCTGCCTATGCCCTCAATCGTCTGCCGCCACTTTATGCCACCACGGAAGAGGGAGCACAGTACCAGCGGCAGCGGGCCCAAGAAGAGCTGATGGACTTAATTCGCAGCCAAGTTCAAGAGGCCATTAACCACAACATGGCGCGGCCACAATTTCATCCGGAGCGATCGGTCATTGGCAAAACCTCCGGCAAAGAGGTCTTTAGCCAAGTCAGTTCTCTCCTACAAGCCTACGCCAATGACTATGAGGGTCCCAAGGGAGAGTCGGCACGGTGA
- a CDS encoding NAD(P)H-binding protein → MNVFIVGGTGTLGRQIVRRALDEGHHVYCFVRSPAKATFLREWGATILQGNLCAADSILEALKYAKAAVVIDASATRPTDTLTIAAVDWQGKVNLIQAAQAADIEHLIFFSIMRAQDYPQVPLMQIKHCTEDFLRESGLNYTILRPCGFFQGLIGQYAIPILENQSIWVLGESTAIAYMDTQDVAKFAVRAIDRPATYGKTFDLAGTRAWTADEIIQLCENLSGQQAKITRLPIGVLRAARQATQWFQWTWNISDRLAFTEVIASGQVFNAPMEDVYRTFDLDPNATLTLEEYLQDYFTRILRKLKELDYEKAKQKKSGRKKRSPFKSTP, encoded by the coding sequence ATGAACGTTTTTATCGTTGGCGGTACAGGTACCCTAGGGCGGCAAATTGTCCGCCGTGCCCTAGATGAAGGACATCACGTCTATTGTTTTGTCCGCAGTCCGGCCAAAGCCACATTTCTGCGGGAGTGGGGCGCCACGATTCTTCAGGGAAACCTCTGTGCCGCCGACAGTATTCTTGAGGCACTGAAGTACGCCAAAGCCGCGGTAGTCATTGATGCCTCTGCCACTCGTCCCACCGATACGCTAACCATCGCAGCAGTGGACTGGCAAGGCAAAGTCAACCTGATTCAGGCTGCCCAGGCTGCTGATATTGAACACTTGATCTTTTTCTCAATTATGAGGGCGCAGGATTATCCCCAGGTGCCGCTGATGCAAATCAAACACTGTACCGAGGACTTCCTGCGCGAATCGGGGCTAAACTACACGATTCTGCGTCCCTGTGGCTTCTTTCAGGGCTTAATTGGCCAATATGCGATCCCGATTTTGGAAAATCAATCCATTTGGGTTTTAGGAGAGTCCACCGCCATTGCCTACATGGATACCCAGGATGTGGCCAAATTTGCAGTGCGGGCCATTGATCGGCCTGCCACCTATGGCAAAACCTTTGACTTAGCGGGCACCCGCGCTTGGACAGCGGATGAAATTATTCAGCTATGTGAAAACCTCTCAGGACAGCAGGCAAAAATTACCCGCTTGCCCATTGGCGTCTTGCGAGCAGCACGGCAGGCCACCCAGTGGTTTCAGTGGACATGGAACATTAGCGATCGCCTGGCCTTTACGGAAGTGATTGCCAGTGGTCAAGTTTTCAATGCCCCGATGGAGGACGTCTATCGCACCTTTGACCTCGATCCCAACGCAACCCTGACCCTTGAGGAGTATTTACAGGACTATTTCACCCGAATTCTGCGTAAACTCAAAGAATTGGATTACGAAAAAGCCAAACAGAAAAAATCTGGACGCAAAAAACGCAGTCCCTTTAAGTCCACCCCCTAG
- a CDS encoding allophycocyanin subunit beta has product MFRQLNHLTVVADGRYARPEELNFLHDYLASVETRISAYEKIRAEAEMMADKIQSMQKAENPHCFHFVNGDRSEICRRDLVDTIRLCASAMLFSELDLLRDNFLLWYRTIVKSFNYEAAASSTYGKYLPTMIKQLLTPEEQRVMQPVLALGSSILSE; this is encoded by the coding sequence ATGTTCCGTCAGTTGAATCACTTAACCGTTGTTGCCGATGGTCGCTATGCTCGTCCTGAGGAGTTAAACTTTCTGCATGATTATCTGGCCTCGGTGGAGACTCGCATCAGTGCCTACGAAAAAATCCGTGCTGAGGCGGAAATGATGGCGGATAAAATTCAATCTATGCAAAAGGCAGAAAATCCCCACTGTTTCCATTTCGTCAATGGCGATCGCTCAGAAATCTGCCGTCGCGACTTGGTGGATACGATTCGCCTGTGTGCTTCGGCAATGCTCTTTTCCGAGTTAGATTTGCTGCGGGATAACTTCCTGCTGTGGTATCGCACGATTGTCAAATCCTTCAACTATGAGGCCGCCGCTTCCTCCACCTATGGCAAGTACCTGCCGACCATGATCAAGCAACTGCTCACGCCCGAAGAACAACGGGTGATGCAGCCTGTCCTTGCCCTCGGCAGTTCAATTTTGTCAGAATAG
- a CDS encoding DUF721 domain-containing protein — protein sequence MAYTPLATVLQQWQQAPEWQQPRDFLRLLKHWPELVGTIVAEHTVPLELTAQGVLLVAVASSTWAHHLMFSRSPLIAKIQQTLGITLRDIRFSNRDWRPQSPAIAHHEALPKVGHLPNVAPAATPQEAFQRWQAQVRQRLRDYPLCPRCQCPTPLKELQRWGVCGLCYARSA from the coding sequence ATGGCCTATACCCCCCTGGCCACGGTACTTCAGCAATGGCAGCAGGCTCCTGAATGGCAGCAGCCACGGGATTTTTTGCGTCTCTTAAAGCACTGGCCAGAGCTGGTGGGGACGATTGTGGCTGAGCACACTGTACCGCTGGAACTTACCGCTCAAGGGGTTTTGCTCGTGGCGGTTGCCAGTAGTACTTGGGCACATCATCTAATGTTCTCGCGATCGCCCCTGATCGCTAAAATTCAGCAGACCCTAGGCATTACCCTCAGGGATATTCGCTTTTCCAATCGGGACTGGCGCCCCCAAAGCCCGGCGATCGCCCACCATGAGGCCTTACCGAAAGTAGGGCATCTTCCCAATGTGGCACCTGCAGCCACTCCCCAGGAGGCCTTTCAACGGTGGCAAGCCCAAGTCCGCCAGCGATTGCGAGACTATCCTCTGTGTCCCCGCTGTCAGTGCCCCACGCCGCTCAAAGAACTCCAGCGCTGGGGAGTTTGCGGGCTGTGTTATGCGCGGTCAGCCTAA
- the cimA gene encoding citramalate synthase, protein MKIWLYDTTLRDGAQREGLSLSLEDKLRIARHLDRLGIPFIEGGWPGANPKDVQFFWQLQETPLQQAEIVAFCATRRPGRKAAEEPMFEPILAAGTRWVTLFGKSWDLHVTEGLKTSLAENCAMIADSIQFLKSHGRRVIYDAEHWFDGYLANPEYALQTLETALAAGADWLVLCDTNGGCLPHQIQAVVAEVMAHLGGLDCLGIHTHNDAGTAVANALAAVQSGVRMVQGTINGYGERCGNANLCTLIPNLQLKLGYDCVTPEQLATLTEVSRHVSEIVNLAPDDHAPYVGLSAFAHKGGVHVSAVQRNPRTYEHIEPHLVGNQRRIIISEQAGISNLLAKTSELGFELDRQHPLSRTILERIKHLESEGYQFEAAEASFELLIQEVLGQRQRPFTLKGFDVFCRTDSRQLEATIRSQSLATVKVEVNGEEMLTAAEGNGPVSALDQALRKALMSFYPEIAEFHLTDYKVRILDGHAGTAAKTRVLVESSNGRDRWATVGVSANIIEASYQAVAEALEYGLQRTRRSQAFPLVPS, encoded by the coding sequence GTGAAAATTTGGCTGTACGATACCACCCTGCGCGATGGCGCCCAGCGGGAAGGTCTCTCGCTCTCCCTGGAAGATAAACTGCGGATTGCCCGCCACCTCGATCGCCTTGGCATTCCCTTTATTGAGGGGGGATGGCCGGGAGCCAATCCCAAGGACGTACAGTTTTTTTGGCAGTTGCAGGAGACACCCCTACAACAGGCAGAAATCGTTGCTTTTTGTGCCACTCGTCGCCCCGGTCGCAAGGCGGCAGAAGAGCCAATGTTTGAGCCGATCCTAGCAGCCGGCACCCGCTGGGTGACACTCTTTGGTAAGTCTTGGGATCTCCATGTCACCGAGGGGCTTAAGACCAGCTTGGCGGAAAATTGCGCCATGATTGCCGATTCCATTCAGTTTCTGAAATCCCACGGACGGCGGGTGATCTACGATGCTGAGCATTGGTTTGATGGTTACCTTGCCAACCCTGAATATGCGCTCCAAACCCTTGAAACGGCTCTGGCCGCTGGTGCCGATTGGTTGGTTCTCTGTGATACCAATGGCGGTTGCCTCCCCCATCAAATTCAGGCAGTGGTGGCAGAGGTGATGGCGCACTTGGGGGGTCTTGACTGTTTGGGGATCCACACCCACAATGATGCAGGGACGGCAGTGGCCAATGCCCTGGCGGCAGTACAAAGCGGTGTGCGGATGGTGCAGGGAACTATCAACGGCTATGGCGAACGCTGTGGCAATGCCAATCTGTGTACCTTGATTCCCAATCTGCAATTGAAACTCGGCTATGACTGTGTCACCCCAGAGCAGTTGGCGACACTGACGGAAGTCAGCCGCCATGTGAGTGAAATTGTCAACCTTGCCCCCGATGATCATGCCCCCTATGTGGGGCTGTCGGCTTTTGCCCACAAGGGGGGAGTCCATGTCAGTGCTGTGCAGCGCAACCCCCGTACCTACGAGCATATTGAGCCGCATTTGGTGGGCAATCAACGGCGCATTATTATTTCTGAGCAGGCAGGTATCAGCAATCTCTTGGCGAAAACCAGTGAACTCGGCTTTGAGTTGGATCGGCAGCATCCCCTGAGTCGGACGATTTTGGAACGCATTAAGCACCTAGAAAGCGAAGGCTATCAATTTGAGGCGGCGGAAGCTAGCTTTGAACTGCTGATTCAGGAGGTCCTAGGGCAACGCCAGCGACCCTTTACCCTCAAGGGCTTTGATGTCTTTTGTCGCACCGATTCACGCCAACTGGAGGCCACGATTCGCAGCCAGTCTTTGGCCACGGTCAAAGTTGAAGTCAATGGTGAGGAGATGCTCACGGCGGCGGAGGGCAATGGCCCTGTCTCGGCATTGGATCAGGCACTGCGCAAGGCCTTGATGTCCTTTTATCCAGAGATTGCCGAGTTTCACCTGACGGACTACAAGGTGCGGATTTTAGATGGTCATGCGGGCACGGCGGCCAAAACTCGGGTACTGGTGGAATCCAGTAATGGGCGCGATCGCTGGGCAACGGTGGGCGTCTCTGCCAATATCATTGAAGCCTCCTACCAAGCGGTTGCCGAAGCCCTCGAATATGGCCTACAGCGCACTCGGCGATCGCAGGCTTTCCCTTTAGTCCCCTCCTAA
- a CDS encoding PRC-barrel domain-containing protein codes for MTISTQLLQRADLIGTQVITRDTGRKLGVINQVWVDTDQRQVVALGVRNTLFTGEQRYILLDSIRQIGDVILVEHDDDVIEALNTYNYSTLIDSEIVTETGELLGKVRGFKFDPDTGDITDLILASIGLPWIPAQLISTYELPIEEIVSTGPDRIIVFEGAETRLRQLTVGLLERIGLGAPPWESDEDEYYQPVTPSSNQLPSGARSPVYPPQRSRSDYEVDWETAPRRRRRQPEYVEYEEEEYEYEERPRPRQVKPPAQAMPVELPESEPSADPWEEQQPIRLEQRQKQEEYDHE; via the coding sequence ATGACCATATCGACGCAATTGCTGCAACGGGCAGATTTGATCGGTACACAGGTAATTACCCGTGATACTGGTCGGAAGTTAGGCGTCATTAATCAAGTTTGGGTCGATACTGACCAGCGGCAAGTGGTGGCCTTGGGGGTACGCAATACCCTCTTTACCGGAGAGCAACGCTACATTCTTCTCGACAGTATTCGCCAAATTGGCGATGTCATTCTCGTTGAGCACGATGATGATGTCATCGAGGCTCTGAATACCTACAACTACAGCACACTGATTGATAGTGAGATTGTGACGGAAACCGGCGAATTGCTGGGTAAGGTGCGGGGCTTTAAGTTTGATCCAGACACGGGCGACATTACGGATTTGATTTTGGCGTCCATTGGCTTGCCATGGATTCCGGCCCAACTGATTAGCACCTACGAATTGCCCATTGAGGAAATTGTCAGCACCGGACCCGATCGCATTATCGTCTTTGAAGGGGCAGAAACCCGCCTGCGGCAATTGACAGTGGGACTCTTAGAACGGATTGGTCTAGGAGCACCTCCTTGGGAAAGCGACGAGGATGAGTACTATCAACCCGTTACGCCGAGCAGTAATCAACTGCCTTCAGGGGCGCGATCGCCCGTCTATCCCCCCCAACGCAGCCGCAGCGATTACGAAGTCGATTGGGAAACTGCTCCACGGCGGCGCCGTCGTCAGCCCGAGTATGTGGAGTACGAGGAGGAGGAGTATGAGTACGAAGAGCGTCCTCGCCCCCGCCAAGTTAAACCTCCAGCCCAAGCCATGCCCGTAGAACTACCGGAATCAGAACCCTCTGCGGATCCTTGGGAAGAACAGCAACCGATTCGCCTTGAGCAGCGGCAAAAGCAAGAGGAATACGATCACGAATAG
- a CDS encoding NAD(+) kinase, with protein sequence MKAGIIYNEGKPLAVELAAHVRRILELQGWEVHMATGIGGILGYSRPDSPVCHTPIDQLVPPGFDASMAFAVVLGGDGTVLSAFRQLAPCEIPLLTINTGHLGFLTEGYVADLEPALDQVLRGDYTIEDRTMLTVQVLRDQTVIWEALSLNEMVIHKEPLTGMCHFEVDVGAHARVDIAADGLILSTPTGSTAYALSAGGPVITPGVAALQLVPICPHSLASRALVFSNSEPVWIYPANPFKHLILVVDGNAGCYIQPEDQVFVQRAPYRARFIRLRAPEFFHVLQQKLGWGLPHVAKPRAKKSTDS encoded by the coding sequence GTGAAGGCGGGGATCATCTACAACGAAGGCAAACCCCTTGCGGTCGAGTTAGCTGCCCATGTCCGCCGAATTTTAGAACTTCAGGGCTGGGAAGTACACATGGCCACGGGAATTGGTGGCATTCTTGGCTATTCCCGTCCCGATAGTCCCGTCTGCCATACCCCCATTGATCAACTGGTGCCCCCTGGCTTTGATGCCTCCATGGCCTTTGCGGTTGTTCTTGGCGGCGATGGCACGGTGCTTTCTGCCTTTCGGCAGTTGGCTCCCTGCGAGATTCCCCTGCTCACCATCAACACCGGGCACTTGGGCTTTCTTACCGAGGGCTACGTGGCCGATCTAGAACCTGCCCTTGATCAAGTGCTACGCGGCGACTACACGATTGAAGATCGCACGATGCTCACGGTTCAAGTCCTGCGGGATCAAACCGTCATTTGGGAAGCTCTCTCCCTCAATGAAATGGTGATCCACAAAGAACCCCTGACGGGAATGTGCCACTTTGAAGTGGATGTGGGTGCCCATGCCCGAGTTGATATTGCTGCCGATGGTCTAATTCTCTCTACCCCCACGGGTTCTACGGCCTATGCCCTCTCGGCAGGGGGTCCTGTGATTACCCCAGGCGTGGCAGCTTTGCAATTGGTGCCCATTTGTCCGCACTCTTTAGCCTCCCGTGCCCTTGTCTTTTCCAACAGCGAACCAGTGTGGATCTACCCAGCGAACCCCTTCAAGCATCTGATTCTTGTGGTGGATGGCAATGCGGGTTGCTACATTCAGCCAGAGGATCAGGTTTTTGTGCAACGTGCCCCCTACCGCGCCCGCTTTATTCGCCTGCGGGCGCCAGAATTCTTCCATGTGCTGCAGCAAAAACTGGGCTGGGGACTGCCCCATGTGGCCAAGCCACGCGCCAAAAAGAGTACAGATTCATAG
- a CDS encoding pentapeptide repeat-containing protein: MLLLSSAVIITISRYWRWWVALLLAILWILLTPPGAIAEDYTKEALINMDFSGRDLRGSEFTKANLFHSNLSHTNLQGVSFFGANLETANLEGADLRYATLDTARLTKANLTNAILEGAFAFNTNFDDAIITGADFTDVELREDAQRKLCKVASGTNPVTGRKTWETLHCEDFAL, encoded by the coding sequence ATGCTACTGTTATCCTCCGCTGTTATAATCACCATTAGCCGTTACTGGCGCTGGTGGGTAGCACTGCTATTGGCCATCCTGTGGATTTTGCTCACACCCCCAGGAGCGATCGCCGAAGATTATACGAAAGAAGCCCTGATCAACATGGACTTTTCCGGACGGGATCTGCGGGGGTCGGAATTCACAAAAGCGAATCTCTTCCATAGCAACCTCAGCCACACCAATCTCCAGGGGGTGAGCTTCTTTGGTGCCAACCTGGAAACCGCTAACCTCGAAGGTGCTGATCTGCGCTACGCCACATTGGACACTGCACGGCTGACCAAGGCCAACCTCACCAATGCCATTCTTGAGGGTGCCTTTGCCTTTAATACCAACTTTGACGATGCCATTATCACCGGTGCTGACTTTACCGATGTGGAACTGCGGGAAGACGCCCAACGCAAACTCTGCAAGGTTGCCAGTGGCACCAATCCCGTAACGGGGCGCAAAACATGGGAAACGCTCCACTGCGAAGACTTTGCCCTTTAA
- the cysE gene encoding serine O-acetyltransferase, which yields MLSTLKADFQIIFERDPAARNWLEVVFCYPGLQAIVLHRLSHWLWRRGIPFIPRFISHIARLLTGIEIHPGATIGKGVFIDHGMGVVIGETAVVGNYCLIYQGVTLGGTGKETGKRHPTLGENVVVGAGAKVLGNLTIGDNVRIGAGSVVLRDVPSDCTVVGIPGRIVYRAGAKIAPLEHGQLPDSEAEAIRYLLDRIELLEQQVQTLQQQKKVPALVQGHLQPSQGQACRLSDRPIEEFLNGAGI from the coding sequence GTGCTCAGCACCCTCAAAGCAGATTTCCAAATTATCTTTGAGCGGGATCCTGCTGCCCGCAATTGGTTAGAGGTTGTTTTTTGCTATCCCGGACTGCAGGCCATTGTTCTCCATCGGTTGAGCCACTGGCTTTGGCGGCGGGGCATTCCCTTTATCCCCCGGTTCATTTCCCACATTGCCCGCCTCCTCACGGGGATTGAAATTCACCCCGGTGCCACGATTGGCAAGGGGGTTTTCATTGATCATGGCATGGGGGTCGTCATTGGTGAGACGGCCGTTGTGGGGAACTACTGTTTGATTTATCAAGGGGTGACCCTCGGCGGTACCGGTAAAGAAACAGGAAAGCGCCACCCCACCCTTGGTGAAAATGTGGTTGTTGGTGCAGGGGCAAAGGTGTTGGGCAACCTCACCATTGGGGACAATGTGCGCATTGGCGCAGGGTCTGTGGTGCTGCGGGATGTGCCTTCCGATTGTACGGTGGTGGGGATTCCCGGGCGGATTGTCTATCGTGCAGGAGCCAAAATTGCCCCCTTGGAACACGGTCAACTGCCTGACTCTGAGGCCGAAGCCATTCGCTATCTTTTGGATCGCATTGAACTCCTAGAGCAACAGGTGCAAACACTGCAACAGCAGAAAAAGGTGCCTGCCCTTGTTCAAGGACATTTGCAACCATCCCAAGGACAGGCCTGTCGCCTCAGCGATCGCCCCATTGAAGAGTTTCTCAACGGCGCTGGTATTTAG